A genomic segment from Bacillus cereus G9842 encodes:
- the ftsE gene encoding cell division ATP-binding protein FtsE: MIKMTNVYKEYPNGMKAIAGLTVNIKQGEFVYVVGPSGAGKSTFIKMMYREEKPSTGSINVNGLVIETLAERDVPYFRRQLGVIFQDFKLLPKLTVYENVSFALEVIEEEPDAIRERVTEVLGLVGLEDRADAIPSELSGGEQQRVAIARAIVNRPKVVIADEPTGNLDIETALDIMKIFTRINERGTTIVMATHNADIVNTIRHRVIAIEGGKIVRDEIEGGYGYEG, encoded by the coding sequence ATGATAAAAATGACGAATGTTTATAAGGAGTACCCGAATGGTATGAAAGCCATTGCTGGTCTTACAGTTAACATTAAACAAGGTGAGTTCGTATACGTAGTTGGACCGAGTGGAGCCGGAAAATCTACATTTATTAAAATGATGTATCGTGAAGAGAAGCCATCTACAGGATCAATTAATGTAAATGGACTTGTTATTGAAACATTGGCAGAAAGAGATGTTCCATATTTTCGTCGTCAATTAGGCGTAATTTTCCAAGATTTTAAATTACTACCTAAATTAACGGTATATGAGAATGTTTCGTTTGCTTTAGAAGTAATTGAAGAAGAACCAGATGCAATTCGTGAGCGTGTAACAGAGGTTTTAGGTCTTGTAGGTCTTGAAGATCGTGCAGATGCAATTCCAAGTGAACTTTCAGGTGGAGAGCAACAACGTGTTGCGATTGCAAGAGCGATTGTAAATCGACCAAAGGTTGTAATTGCTGATGAGCCAACAGGTAACTTAGATATTGAAACAGCTCTTGATATTATGAAGATTTTTACTCGCATTAATGAGCGTGGTACAACAATTGTTATGGCGACGCATAATGCAGATATCGTAAATACAATCCGTCATCGTGTAATCGCGATTGAAGGCGGAAAAATTGTTCGAGACGAGATTGAGGGAGGATACGGATATGAAGGCTAA
- the hpf gene encoding ribosome hibernation-promoting factor, HPF/YfiA family, whose translation MKFNIRGENIEVTPALKEYVEKKLSKLERYFDTFPEIKVNLKVYSDKQRVEVTIPFTDLLLRAEETNSDMYAAIDLVVDKIERQIRKHKTKVNRKLREKGSMKTNFILPEAVAVMDEVEEDELELVRTKRFDLKPMDVEEAILQMDMLGHNFFVFTNADTNETNVVYGRKDGKYGLIETK comes from the coding sequence ATGAAATTCAACATTCGTGGTGAAAATATTGAAGTAACTCCAGCATTAAAGGAATATGTAGAGAAAAAACTAAGTAAGTTAGAACGTTATTTTGATACATTCCCAGAGATTAAAGTTAATTTAAAAGTATACTCTGACAAGCAACGTGTCGAGGTAACAATACCATTTACTGATTTATTACTTCGTGCAGAAGAAACTAATAGCGATATGTACGCTGCTATCGATTTAGTAGTTGATAAAATTGAGCGACAAATTCGTAAACATAAAACAAAAGTAAATCGTAAGTTACGTGAGAAAGGTTCTATGAAAACAAACTTTATCCTTCCAGAAGCAGTAGCTGTTATGGATGAGGTAGAAGAGGATGAATTAGAACTTGTACGTACAAAACGATTCGATTTAAAACCGATGGACGTTGAAGAAGCGATTCTACAAATGGATATGCTAGGACATAATTTCTTCGTCTTCACAAATGCTGATACAAATGAAACTAATGTTGTATACGGCCGTAAAGATGGGAAATATGGTTTAATCGAAACTAAATAA
- the ftsX gene encoding permease-like cell division protein FtsX — MKAKTLSRHLREGVKNLSRNGWMTFASVSAVTVTLLLVGVFLTAIMNMNHFATKVEQDVEIRVHIDPAAKEADQKKLEEDMSKIAKVDSIKYSSKEEELKRLIKSLGDSGKTFELFEQDNPLKNVFVVKAKEPTDTATIAKKVEKMQFVSNVQYGKGQVERLFDTVKTGRNIGIALIAGLLFTAMFLISNTIKITIYARSTEIEIMKLVGATNWFIRWPFLLEGLFLGVLGSIIPIGLILVTYNSLQGVFNEKLGGTIFELLPYSPFVFQLAGLLVLIGALIGMWGSVMSIRRFLKV, encoded by the coding sequence ATGAAGGCTAAGACCCTTAGTCGACATTTGCGAGAAGGTGTAAAGAATCTATCACGTAACGGATGGATGACATTTGCTTCTGTTAGTGCAGTAACAGTTACATTATTACTTGTAGGTGTCTTTTTAACAGCGATTATGAATATGAACCATTTTGCGACGAAAGTAGAGCAAGATGTAGAGATTCGTGTACACATTGATCCAGCTGCGAAAGAAGCTGATCAAAAGAAATTAGAAGAAGATATGAGTAAGATTGCAAAAGTAGATTCTATTAAATATTCTTCTAAAGAAGAAGAGTTAAAACGTTTAATTAAAAGCTTAGGTGATAGCGGAAAAACGTTTGAGTTATTTGAACAAGATAACCCACTTAAAAACGTATTCGTTGTAAAAGCAAAAGAACCAACAGATACAGCGACAATCGCGAAGAAGGTTGAAAAAATGCAGTTTGTCAGTAATGTTCAGTACGGAAAAGGGCAAGTTGAACGATTATTTGATACTGTAAAAACTGGTCGTAACATTGGGATTGCGTTAATTGCTGGTCTTTTATTCACAGCAATGTTCTTAATCTCTAACACAATTAAAATTACAATTTATGCTCGTAGTACAGAAATTGAAATTATGAAACTTGTTGGTGCAACAAACTGGTTCATTCGTTGGCCATTCTTGCTAGAGGGGTTATTCTTAGGAGTATTAGGATCAATTATTCCAATTGGCCTAATTCTAGTTACGTATAATTCGTTGCAAGGTGTGTTTAACGAAAAACTTGGCGGAACAATTTTCGAGCTTCTACCATACAGTCCTTTCGTATTCCAATTAGCTGGTTTACTAGTGTTAATCGGTGCGTTAATCGGTATGTGGGGAAGTGTAATGTCAATTCGTCGTTTCTTAAAAGTATAA
- the cccB gene encoding cytochrome c551 has product MKKKLLAIALGTSVVFALGACGNKEESKSSKQSASTDSAEQIFQRSCAGCHATDLSGATGPDLRKVGGKYDAADIEEIIKKGRGSMSPGLIQGEDAKKVSEWLAEHK; this is encoded by the coding sequence GTGAAAAAGAAATTGTTGGCTATTGCGCTAGGGACATCGGTTGTTTTTGCTTTAGGAGCATGCGGAAATAAAGAAGAGAGTAAGTCTTCGAAACAGTCTGCAAGCACAGACAGCGCAGAACAAATTTTCCAAAGAAGTTGTGCTGGATGTCACGCGACAGATTTATCAGGGGCAACTGGACCTGATTTAAGAAAAGTAGGCGGTAAGTACGACGCTGCAGATATCGAAGAGATTATTAAAAAAGGCCGCGGTTCAATGTCACCAGGACTTATTCAAGGTGAAGATGCGAAAAAAGTATCTGAATGGTTAGCTGAACATAAATAA
- the prfB gene encoding peptide chain release factor 2 (programmed frameshift): protein MELVEIRQELEKMAKRLAAFRGSLDLPTKEKQIAELEEKMMSAGFWDDQQGAQAVINEANALKDMVGSFRQLDETFENLEVTHELLKEEYDEDLHEELESEVKGLIQEMNEYELQLLLSDPYDKNNAILELHPGAGGTESQDWGSMLLRMYTRWAEKRGFKVETVDYLPGDEAGIKSVTLLIKGHNAYGYLKAEKGVHRLVRISPFDSSGRRHTSFVSCEVVPEFNDEVEIEVRTEDLKIDTYRASGAGGQHVNTTDSAVRITHTPTNTVVTCQSERSQIKNREHAMKMLKAKLYQKKLEEQQAQLDEIRGEQKEIGWGSQIRSYVFHPYSLVKDHRTNTEVGNVQAVMDGEIDPFIDAYLRSRI, encoded by the exons ATGGAATTAGTAGAAATTAGACAGGAATTAGAGAAAATGGCTAAGCGATTAGCGGCTTTTAGGGGGTCTCTT GACCTTCCTACTAAGGAGAAACAAATTGCAGAATTAGAAGAAAAAATGATGAGCGCAGGATTTTGGGATGACCAACAAGGCGCGCAAGCTGTAATTAATGAAGCGAATGCGTTAAAAGATATGGTTGGAAGTTTCCGTCAATTAGATGAAACGTTCGAAAATTTAGAAGTAACGCATGAGCTTTTAAAAGAAGAATACGATGAAGATTTACATGAGGAATTAGAGTCAGAAGTAAAAGGCTTAATTCAAGAAATGAATGAGTATGAGCTTCAGTTACTATTAAGTGATCCTTATGATAAAAATAATGCAATTTTAGAATTACATCCAGGTGCAGGTGGAACTGAGTCACAAGACTGGGGTTCTATGTTATTACGTATGTATACACGTTGGGCTGAAAAACGTGGATTTAAAGTAGAAACGGTTGACTATTTACCAGGTGATGAAGCTGGTATTAAGAGTGTAACTTTATTAATTAAAGGTCATAACGCTTACGGTTACTTAAAAGCAGAGAAAGGTGTACATCGTCTTGTACGTATTTCACCATTTGATTCTTCAGGTCGTCGTCATACATCGTTCGTATCTTGTGAAGTTGTACCAGAGTTCAATGATGAAGTTGAAATCGAAGTACGTACAGAAGATTTAAAAATTGATACGTACCGCGCAAGTGGAGCGGGTGGGCAGCACGTTAATACGACAGATTCAGCAGTTCGTATTACACATACACCGACAAATACAGTTGTAACGTGTCAGTCAGAGCGTTCACAAATTAAAAACCGTGAGCATGCGATGAAGATGTTAAAAGCGAAATTATATCAAAAGAAACTAGAAGAGCAACAAGCACAATTAGATGAAATCCGCGGGGAACAAAAAGAAATCGGATGGGGTAGCCAAATCCGTTCTTACGTATTCCACCCGTATTCTCTTGTAAAAGACCACCGTACAAATACGGAGGTTGGTAACGTACAAGCAGTTATGGATGGAGAGATTGATCCATTTATTGATGCTTACTTACGTTCTCGCATCTAA
- a CDS encoding PDZ domain-containing protein, whose product MVVNEFVESWIFEIMRAVGRFFLHPAVYIFVISSIFVGYLRMLRERKDFSFKVYDIWFELRTSLFAGIGYGLVVSIITIGLGLVVSKASLWAILIWTLLFGLTAMYRYLSAAYTFSIAIVCVLLSSKLPVSFLQLREGEENTIVSLAILLGVMLIVEGLLISKNAVGYSTPKIRKGKRGLKIGLHESKRLWIVPIFILVPGDAVTQFISWWPVVSIGSNTYSLFLVPFLIGFMRKIKSYEPTEALLFTGRRVYGLAGLVLVLGIASYWWHVLAIIAMGVAMLGRFTISMQEKITDETRPAYFAARNDGLVVLDTIPNTIGAELKLLPGEIITKVNGVIPKSAEEFYDALQTKTTGAFCKLEVLDTNGELRLAQTALYAGGHHELGIVFVEQEHEWDSEAM is encoded by the coding sequence ATGGTGGTGAATGAGTTCGTGGAGTCGTGGATTTTTGAAATAATGCGGGCAGTTGGACGTTTTTTCTTACACCCTGCTGTCTATATATTTGTAATAAGTAGTATCTTCGTTGGATACTTACGTATGTTAAGAGAACGAAAAGATTTTTCTTTTAAAGTTTATGATATTTGGTTTGAACTGCGAACCTCTCTATTTGCAGGGATTGGATACGGATTAGTAGTATCTATTATTACGATTGGGCTTGGACTTGTTGTTTCTAAAGCAAGCTTATGGGCCATTTTAATTTGGACATTACTATTTGGATTAACGGCTATGTATCGATATTTATCAGCGGCTTATACATTTAGCATTGCGATTGTATGTGTTCTATTATCTTCTAAGCTACCAGTTTCCTTCTTACAGCTTCGAGAAGGTGAAGAGAATACCATTGTATCCCTTGCTATTTTGCTAGGCGTTATGCTTATTGTAGAAGGCTTATTGATTTCTAAAAACGCAGTAGGATATTCTACACCGAAGATTAGGAAGGGGAAGCGTGGATTAAAGATTGGTTTACACGAATCAAAGCGTTTATGGATCGTTCCTATTTTTATTCTTGTACCGGGTGATGCGGTAACGCAGTTTATTTCATGGTGGCCTGTCGTTTCAATAGGTTCAAATACATATTCTCTATTTCTCGTTCCATTTTTAATTGGATTTATGAGAAAGATTAAAAGTTATGAGCCGACGGAAGCTTTATTATTTACAGGAAGACGTGTTTATGGGTTAGCAGGACTTGTGCTCGTTTTAGGAATCGCAAGTTACTGGTGGCATGTACTTGCAATTATCGCGATGGGAGTCGCAATGCTTGGGCGTTTCACAATTTCGATGCAAGAGAAAATTACTGATGAAACAAGACCAGCGTATTTTGCTGCACGCAATGATGGGCTCGTTGTACTAGATACAATCCCAAATACAATTGGAGCAGAGCTAAAATTACTACCTGGAGAAATTATTACGAAAGTAAATGGAGTCATTCCAAAAAGCGCCGAGGAATTTTATGATGCGCTTCAAACGAAGACGACAGGAGCATTTTGTAAATTAGAAGTATTAGATACAAATGGTGAGCTTCGTCTTGCACAAACTGCATTATATGCTGGTGGACATCACGAATTAGGTATTGTATTCGTTGAGCAGGAGCATGAGTGGGATTCGGAAGCGATGTAA
- a CDS encoding S41 family peptidase produces MKRRVAIIGMVVAFLIGAGGMFAGMSVFGVNPAEVTQTISSGNASTAQGNLAKINEAYALIDSRYVEDVKDEKLVEGAIQGMLSTLKDPYSTYMDKETAKQFSESLDPELEGIGAEVNKTDDKLIIVSPIKGSPAEKIGIKPNDQILSVDGNSVKDLSREEAVLKIRGKKGTTVAIEIKRAGVTDPIVFKIKREKIPIFTVFSSVKQESGRDIGYMQITSFAENTAKEFKDQLKELEKKNIKGLVIDVRGNPGGYLNSVEDILGEIMTNKKPMLQVEQRNGEKKKFSTELKERKPYPISVLIDNGSASASEILAGALKEGEGYDLIGEKTFGKGTVQQAVPFKDGSNIKLTMFKWLTPDGNWIHKKGIAPTVEVKQPNYYHATPIQIEKTLSYNSNDVQVKHAQEMLKSLGYVPGREDGYFSKETESALKAFQNANEMEATGQLDKKTAEAIQTKIIEKIRSGENDLQLQSALKLMAK; encoded by the coding sequence TTGAAACGTAGAGTTGCAATTATTGGAATGGTTGTTGCATTTTTAATTGGTGCTGGCGGAATGTTTGCAGGCATGTCTGTATTTGGGGTTAACCCAGCAGAAGTAACGCAAACAATTTCGAGTGGGAATGCTAGCACTGCGCAAGGGAATTTGGCAAAAATTAATGAGGCGTATGCACTAATTGATTCACGTTATGTGGAAGACGTGAAAGATGAAAAGTTAGTTGAAGGTGCAATACAAGGCATGTTGTCTACGCTGAAGGACCCTTATTCCACGTATATGGATAAAGAAACAGCCAAACAGTTTAGTGAATCGCTTGATCCTGAATTAGAGGGGATTGGGGCTGAGGTGAACAAAACGGACGATAAGCTTATTATCGTATCGCCAATTAAAGGTTCACCAGCAGAAAAGATAGGAATTAAACCGAATGACCAAATTTTATCTGTAGATGGAAACAGTGTGAAAGACTTATCACGTGAAGAAGCAGTATTAAAGATCCGTGGTAAAAAAGGAACGACTGTCGCAATTGAAATTAAACGTGCGGGAGTAACTGATCCGATTGTATTTAAAATTAAGCGTGAAAAAATTCCGATCTTTACAGTGTTTAGTTCTGTGAAGCAAGAGAGCGGAAGAGATATCGGTTATATGCAAATCACTTCTTTTGCTGAAAATACAGCGAAGGAATTTAAGGATCAGTTAAAAGAGTTAGAGAAGAAAAATATAAAAGGCTTAGTTATTGACGTGCGTGGTAATCCTGGTGGCTATTTAAATAGTGTAGAAGATATACTGGGAGAAATTATGACGAATAAAAAGCCGATGCTACAAGTAGAGCAGCGAAATGGTGAGAAGAAGAAATTCTCTACGGAACTGAAAGAGAGAAAACCATATCCAATTTCAGTATTAATTGATAATGGAAGTGCTTCTGCTTCAGAGATTTTAGCTGGTGCACTGAAAGAAGGAGAAGGATACGATTTAATTGGTGAAAAGACATTTGGTAAAGGTACTGTCCAGCAAGCTGTTCCATTTAAAGACGGTAGCAACATTAAATTAACGATGTTTAAATGGTTAACACCGGATGGGAACTGGATTCATAAAAAAGGAATCGCGCCAACAGTAGAAGTGAAGCAACCAAATTATTATCATGCGACACCAATTCAAATTGAAAAAACACTTTCATACAATTCAAATGATGTACAAGTAAAACATGCTCAAGAAATGCTTAAGAGCTTAGGATATGTACCAGGTCGTGAAGATGGATACTTTAGTAAAGAGACAGAATCAGCGCTGAAAGCATTCCAAAATGCGAATGAAATGGAAGCGACAGGACAGCTTGATAAAAAGACAGCTGAAGCGATTCAAACTAAAATTATCGAAAAAATCCGTTCTGGAGAAAATGATCTACAATTACAGTCAGCATTAAAATTAATGGCAAAATAA
- a CDS encoding ComF family protein: protein MHCLLCDECFVEKVSWYTFFVKCHRKYICDRCEQKLSYIIGEICMECGRPLEFVPASFQEDGICIDCIRWMNEEKYRPFKNRSLYMYDNEMKEIVAQFKFRGDAELVRIFYRPFRSLFQKYFADVSTVIAVPLSKEREVERGFNQAELLATCLPVRISDFSLRRRETEKQSKKTRKERVSGSNPFYFQGEEMFCGQHILLVDDVYTTGITVRQIGSLLYERGAREVSSLTLCRS, encoded by the coding sequence ATGCATTGTTTACTTTGTGATGAGTGTTTTGTAGAAAAGGTTAGTTGGTACACTTTTTTTGTAAAGTGTCATAGAAAATATATATGTGATAGATGTGAGCAGAAACTTTCCTATATTATAGGAGAAATTTGCATGGAGTGCGGCCGACCTTTAGAATTTGTTCCTGCCTCATTTCAAGAAGACGGTATTTGCATAGATTGTATAAGGTGGATGAATGAGGAGAAGTATCGTCCTTTTAAAAACCGTTCGTTATACATGTACGATAATGAGATGAAAGAAATAGTAGCACAGTTTAAGTTTCGGGGTGATGCAGAGTTAGTGCGCATTTTTTATCGTCCTTTTCGAAGTTTATTTCAAAAGTATTTTGCTGATGTTTCAACCGTTATCGCTGTTCCGCTTAGTAAGGAAAGGGAAGTTGAACGTGGCTTTAATCAAGCAGAGTTATTAGCAACTTGTTTGCCTGTCCGTATTTCTGATTTTTCCTTAAGACGGCGAGAAACAGAAAAGCAAAGTAAGAAGACGCGTAAAGAAAGGGTGTCAGGAAGCAATCCTTTTTATTTTCAGGGAGAAGAGATGTTTTGTGGGCAACATATTTTACTCGTTGATGACGTGTATACGACAGGAATTACAGTTAGGCAAATCGGAAGTTTGTTATATGAAAGAGGGGCAAGGGAAGTATCTAGTTTGACACTTTGTAGAAGTTAA
- the secA gene encoding preprotein translocase subunit SecA yields MIGILKKVFDVNQRQIKRMQKTVEQIDALESSIKPLTDEQLKGKTLEFKERLTKGETVDDLLPEAFAVVREAATRVLGMRPYGVQLMGGIALHEGNISEMKTGEGKTLTSTLPVYLNALTGKGVHVVTVNEYLAQRDANEMGQLHEFLGLTVGINLNSMSREEKQEAYAADITYSTNNELGFDYLRDNMVLYKEQCVQRPLHFAIIDEVDSILVDEARTPLIISGQAQKSTELYMFANAFVRTLENEKEYSFDVKTKNVMLTEDGITKAEKAFHIENLFDLKHVALLHHINQGLRAHVVMHRDTDYVVQEGEIVIVDQFTGRLMKGRRYSEGLHQAIEAKEGVEIQNESMTLATITFQNYFRMYEKLSGMTGTAKTEEEEFRNIYNMNVIVIPTNKPIIRDDRADLIFKSMEGKFNAVVEDIVNRHKQGQPVLVGTVAIETSELISKMLTRKGVRHNILNAKNHAREADIIAEAGMKGAVTIATNMAGRGTDIKLGDDVKIFGLAVIGTERHESRRIDNQLRGRAGRQGDPGVTQFYLSMEDELMRRFGSDNMKAMMDRLGMDDSQPIESKMVSRAVESAQKRVEGNNYDARKQLLQYDDVLRQQREVIYKQRQEVMESENLRGIIEGMMKSTVERAVALHTQEEIEEDWNIKGLVDYLNTNLLQEGDVKEEELRRLAPEEMSEPIIAKLIERYNDKEKLMPEEQMREFEKVVVFRVVDTKWTEHIDAMDHLREGIHLRAYGQIDPLREYQMEGFAMFESMVASIEEEISRYIMKAEIEQNLERQEVVQGEAVHPSSDGEEAKKKPVVKGDQVGRNDLCKCGSGKKYKNCCGIVQ; encoded by the coding sequence ATGATCGGTATTTTAAAAAAGGTGTTTGATGTAAACCAACGCCAAATTAAACGTATGCAAAAGACAGTTGAGCAAATTGATGCATTAGAGTCATCTATTAAGCCACTAACTGATGAACAATTAAAAGGAAAGACGCTTGAATTTAAAGAACGTCTAACAAAAGGTGAAACAGTAGATGATCTACTACCTGAAGCTTTTGCAGTTGTTCGCGAGGCGGCAACTCGTGTTCTTGGAATGCGTCCATATGGCGTACAGTTAATGGGTGGTATTGCCTTACATGAAGGGAATATTTCTGAGATGAAAACGGGTGAAGGTAAAACGTTAACATCTACATTACCTGTATATTTAAATGCTTTAACAGGAAAAGGTGTTCACGTTGTTACAGTCAATGAATACTTAGCACAACGTGATGCGAACGAAATGGGACAACTTCATGAGTTCCTTGGCTTAACGGTAGGAATTAACTTAAATAGTATGTCACGCGAAGAGAAACAAGAGGCTTATGCTGCTGATATTACGTATAGCACAAATAATGAGCTTGGATTCGATTACTTACGTGACAACATGGTTTTATATAAAGAGCAGTGCGTTCAACGTCCACTTCATTTTGCTATTATCGATGAAGTCGATTCTATTTTAGTCGATGAAGCACGTACGCCGCTTATTATTTCGGGACAAGCTCAAAAATCAACAGAGCTATACATGTTTGCAAATGCATTCGTTCGTACGTTAGAAAATGAAAAAGAGTATTCATTTGATGTGAAAACGAAAAATGTAATGTTAACAGAAGATGGTATTACGAAAGCAGAGAAAGCTTTCCATATTGAAAACTTATTCGATTTAAAACATGTAGCACTTCTTCACCATATTAATCAGGGGCTTCGTGCACACGTTGTTATGCACCGTGATACAGATTATGTTGTACAAGAAGGCGAAATCGTAATTGTAGACCAATTCACTGGTCGTCTTATGAAAGGTCGTCGTTATAGCGAAGGATTACACCAAGCAATTGAAGCAAAAGAAGGTGTAGAAATTCAAAATGAAAGTATGACACTTGCGACAATTACATTCCAGAACTACTTCCGTATGTATGAAAAATTATCTGGTATGACTGGTACAGCGAAAACAGAGGAAGAGGAATTCCGTAACATTTACAATATGAACGTTATTGTAATTCCAACAAACAAACCGATTATTCGTGATGATCGTGCTGATTTAATCTTTAAATCAATGGAAGGTAAGTTCAATGCTGTTGTTGAGGATATTGTAAATCGTCATAAACAAGGGCAACCTGTTCTTGTAGGTACAGTTGCAATTGAAACTTCAGAGCTTATTTCAAAAATGTTAACACGTAAAGGTGTACGTCATAACATTTTAAATGCGAAAAACCATGCGCGTGAAGCAGATATCATTGCAGAAGCTGGTATGAAAGGTGCTGTAACGATTGCAACGAATATGGCTGGTCGTGGTACAGATATTAAGCTTGGAGACGATGTGAAAATCTTCGGTCTAGCAGTTATCGGTACAGAACGTCATGAAAGCCGTCGTATTGATAATCAGTTACGTGGTCGTGCTGGTCGTCAAGGGGACCCTGGTGTGACGCAGTTCTACTTATCAATGGAAGATGAATTAATGCGCCGATTTGGTTCAGATAATATGAAAGCAATGATGGATCGTCTTGGTATGGATGATTCTCAGCCAATTGAAAGTAAAATGGTTTCTCGTGCGGTAGAGTCTGCACAAAAACGTGTTGAAGGAAATAACTATGATGCACGTAAGCAGTTATTACAATACGATGATGTACTTCGTCAGCAACGTGAAGTTATTTATAAGCAACGTCAAGAAGTAATGGAATCGGAAAACTTACGTGGCATTATTGAAGGTATGATGAAATCTACAGTAGAACGTGCTGTTGCGCTTCATACACAAGAGGAAATTGAAGAGGATTGGAACATTAAAGGTCTTGTTGACTACTTAAATACAAACCTTCTTCAAGAAGGAGACGTAAAAGAAGAAGAATTACGTCGCCTTGCTCCTGAGGAAATGAGCGAACCGATTATCGCGAAATTAATAGAGCGTTACAATGACAAAGAAAAGCTTATGCCAGAAGAGCAAATGCGTGAGTTTGAGAAAGTTGTTGTATTCCGCGTTGTAGATACAAAATGGACGGAGCATATTGATGCGATGGATCACCTTCGTGAAGGTATTCATTTACGTGCTTACGGTCAAATTGATCCACTTCGTGAGTACCAAATGGAAGGATTTGCGATGTTCGAGTCAATGGTTGCTTCTATTGAAGAGGAAATTTCTCGTTACATTATGAAAGCTGAAATTGAACAAAACTTAGAACGTCAAGAAGTTGTTCAAGGTGAAGCTGTTCATCCATCTAGCGACGGCGAAGAAGCGAAGAAAAAGCCAGTTGTAAAAGGTGACCAAGTGGGCCGCAACGATTTATGTAAATGTGGTAGCGGTAAAAAATATAAAAACTGCTGTGGTATTGTTCAGTAA
- the cspC gene encoding cold shock protein CspC: MQGRVKWFNAEKGFGFIEREDGDDVFVHFSAIQQDGYKSLEEGQQVEFDIVDGARGPQAANVVKL; encoded by the coding sequence ATGCAAGGACGAGTGAAATGGTTCAATGCAGAAAAGGGATTTGGATTTATTGAGCGCGAAGATGGTGACGATGTATTTGTCCATTTTTCTGCTATTCAACAAGATGGGTATAAGTCATTAGAAGAAGGGCAACAAGTAGAGTTTGACATTGTAGATGGAGCACGTGGACCACAAGCAGCTAATGTTGTAAAACTGTAG